The genomic interval ATGGAGTCCCACTGGTTCCGGGGCGCGGCGGGCGAAGGCCAGGCCGCGGCTCCGGAGCAGTCGGCCGGCATGCCGCAGCGGCTGCCGCGCCGGGAGTCCCGCCAGCCCCTGGGTAACATCCAGGCCCCGCAGACCCCCGAGGCCGCCCCGGCCCCGCAGGGCGCGCAGGACACCTGGCGCGACACCACCAATGACGAGCGCTGGCGCCGGGCCGAGCAGGTCCGGGAGCCGGCGGCAGGCGGTACCACCCCGTCCGGTCTGCCGCGGCGGGTGCCGCGTGCGAACCTGGTCGACGGCACCGCCGAGCAGCAGCAGTCCACCCCGGTCGGTCCGCAGGTCTCGCGCGCGCCCGACGACGTACGCGGTCGCCTGACCAACCTGCGCCGGGGTATCCAGCAGGGACGCCAGGCCGGCAACACCTCGACCGGTAATCACAACCTTGGTCCCACTTACCAGCAGGAGCGTTAGTTGAGTCCGATGAGCCAGGCGGCGCAGAATCTGAACTGGTTGATCACCAACTTCGTGGCGAACACCCCGGGGGTGTCCCACACCGTGGTGGTCTCCGCCGACGGACTTCTTCTGGCGATGTCCGAAGGCTTTCCGCGGGACCGTGCCGACCAGCTGGCGGCGGTCGCCTCCGGCCTGACCTCGCTGACGGCCGGTGCCTCCCGGATCTTCGAGGGCGGCGCCGTCAACCAGACCGTGGTGGAGATGGAGCGCGGCTTCCTCTTCATCATGTCCGTCTCCGACGGATCCTCGCTGGCCGTGCTGGCGCACCCCGAGTGCGACATCGGCCTCGTGGGCTACGAGATGGCCCTCCTGGTCGACCGGGCGGGCACCGTGCTGACGCCCGATCTCCGCGCCGAGCTCCAGGGCAGCCTGCTGAACTGACCGATGTATCCCGCTGATCCCGTCCGACCGTACGGCCGAAAACCCCCCACCGGCCCGCGCTCGACGGCATTATTGCCAGTCCTGCTGTCCCGTCCGGAGGATTCATGACCCCGCCCGCCTCGCCCGGCCCGTACGGCGCCTCTCATCACGCGCCGTACGGGAGTGAAGGCGAAGAGCCGCTGATCCGCCCCTACGCCATGACGGGTGGCCGCACCCGGCCCCGCTACCAGCTCGCCATCGAGGCGCTGGTCAGCTCCACGGCCGACCCGGCCCACCTGGCGGGGCTGCTCCCCGAGCACCAGCGGATCTGCCACCTGTGCCGGGAGGTCAAGTCGGTCGCGGAGGTCTCTGCGCTGCTGAACATGCCGCTGGGCGTGGCGCGCATCCTCGTCGCGGACCTGGCGGAGGCCGGCATGGTGGCCATCCACCAGCCGGGTGGCGGCGGAGAGTCCGGCGGGACGCCGGATGTGACACTGCTCGAAAGGGTGCTCAGTGGACTTCGGAACCTCTAGCGGAGGCGTGGGCCGTTCCACCACGTCCGCGAAGATCGTGGTGGCCGGCGGCTTCGGCGTCGGCAAGACCACGTTCGTGGGCGCGGTCTCGGAGATCAGCCCGCTGCGTACCGAGGCCGTGATGACGTCCGCGTCGGCCGGGATCGATGATCTGAGCCATGTCCAGGACAAGACCACGACCACCGTGGCGATGGATTTCGGCCGTATCACTCTCGACGACGATCTGATCCTGTATCTGTTCGGTACGCCCGGTCAGGACCGTTTCTGGTTCATGTGGGACGACCTGGTGCGCGGCGCCATCGGCGCCGTCGTGCTCGTGGACACCCGCAGACTCGCGGACTGCTTCCCGGCCGTCGACTACTTCGAGAACAGCGGCCTGCCCTTCGTCATCGCCCTCAACGGCTTCAACGGGCAGCAGCCCTACGGGCCGGAGGAGGTGCGCGAGGCGCTCCAGATCGGACCGGACACGCCGATCATCACGACGGACGCCCGGCACCGCAATGAGACCAAGAGCGCGCTGATCACGCTTGTGGAGCACGCTCTGATGGCCCGACTGAAATAACGTTGCGCACACCACCCAGGCATGACAAATGGGTTGTGGCATTGGCCACGGCACGGCACATGCTTCATAACGTTTCGACAGAGAATCGGCCGGACGCGACCACTCGGTGCGTTCGGCCGACTTCACTGTGCGCACATTTGCCCCGGCATTTGGCGCCGCTCGCTCTTAATGCCCGTTTTATGTCGGGCAAATCGCTTCGCCCGGCCGTCATGTCCAGTGTTTGGAATGCACACGGCTGACGTGCTGGAATTCCAGGAACTGAGCAGTAACGGCTCAGCCGAAAAACGGCACACAACGCAGGTGCCGACGCCGAGAGGTTGTTGGTCGAGTGACGCGCAGAAAGACGGGCGCCGCACAGCAGGCGCGGGACGAACGGGGCAACTTCACCCCGCCGTCGCGCACAGCGGTGCCGCCTTCCGACGTCCCCGAAACTCCCGCACCGCCCGCCGGCCGCGGTGGACGGCTCTCGCCGCGCAACTGGCGGGTGCCCGTCCGGCTGAACGCGATCCTGATGATCCCGGTGCTCGTGGCGCTGGTCTTCGGCGGTCTCGACGTGAAGAGCTCCGTCGACACCTGGACCGAGGCGAAGGACGCCGCGAACACCGCGCGGCTGGTCCGTGCCGCGGCCACCTACGCGCACGCCGTCATCGACGAGCGCGACATCATCGCCGAGCCGATGCTGAAGGGTGAGCGCGAGAACGCCACGATCAAGAAGGCGCAGGGCGCGACGGACGCCGCCCGCGAGGAGTTCGACAACGCCGTCAAGCAGGCCCCGGACACCCTGAGCCTGCGCCGCCGCGTCAAGCTCTTCCGCGAGGCCGAGCAGACGCTGCCCAAGCTGCGCAAGATCGCCTACACCTCCGACCTGGGCGGAGTGAAGACCGAGGACGGCTACGGCGCCATCCAGCGTCCGCTCATGGCGTTCGCCAACGAGCTGGGCCTGGGCACCGGCAGCAACTCCTACGGCCGTATGGTCTACGCGATCGAGCTGGCCAAGGCCGCCGAGTCGCTCCAGCGGTCCATCGGCACCCACCTGCTGGTCAAGCCCGGCGCCTCGGCGTCCAAGACCAACCCGGCCGCCGGTGCGGCCGGCTCGGCGGGCTCCGCCGAGGCCGCGACCGGCTCGGAGCACGAGGTGCAGGTCACCGCGTTCTCCTCCTACAACTTCCTGGAGTACATCGCCCGCGGCGAGTACGACGCCGCCGGTGGCGAGGACGACATCAGCCGGCTCAACGACATCATGGCCACGAAGGCCAAGATCTCCGAGCAGGACAAGATGTTCGCCGCGATCTCCTCGGGCAAGACGCCCAAGCAGCTCGCGGAGGCGGGTGTCACCCCGGACGCGTGGTTCACCGCCGCGACGGCGAAGTTCGACGCCTACCGCGAGGTCGAGAAGGAGCTCGCCGACAAGGCCGTGGACGAGGCCGAGCTGATCTCCTCCAACGCCCAGCGCGACGCCATCCTGCACTCCTCCATCATGATCGTCGCCCTGCTCATCGCGTTCTTCGTGGCCGGGATGATGGCGCGCTCGATGAGCCGCAACATGCGCCACCTGCGACGCGCGGCGTTCGATGTCGCCGAGCAGCGGCTGCCGGCCCTGGTCGACCAGCTCTCGCGCACCGACCCCGGCCGTGTCGACACCCGCATCCAGCCCATTCCGATCACCACCCGGGACGAGATCGGCGAGGTCGCCCGCGCCTTCGACCAGGTCCACCGGGAAGCGGTCCGGCTGGCCGCCGAGCAGGCACTGCTGCGAGGCAACGTCAACGCGATCTTCACCAACCTCTCGCGCCGCAACCAGTCCCTGATCGAGGGCCAGCTGACCCTGATCACGGAGCTGGAGGAGCACGAGGCCGACCCGGACCAGCTGGAGAACCTCTTCCGCCTGGATCACCTGG from Streptomyces albireticuli carries:
- a CDS encoding roadblock/LC7 domain-containing protein, whose protein sequence is MSQAAQNLNWLITNFVANTPGVSHTVVVSADGLLLAMSEGFPRDRADQLAAVASGLTSLTAGASRIFEGGAVNQTVVEMERGFLFIMSVSDGSSLAVLAHPECDIGLVGYEMALLVDRAGTVLTPDLRAELQGSLLN
- a CDS encoding DUF742 domain-containing protein — translated: MTPPASPGPYGASHHAPYGSEGEEPLIRPYAMTGGRTRPRYQLAIEALVSSTADPAHLAGLLPEHQRICHLCREVKSVAEVSALLNMPLGVARILVADLAEAGMVAIHQPGGGGESGGTPDVTLLERVLSGLRNL
- a CDS encoding GTP-binding protein — translated: MDFGTSSGGVGRSTTSAKIVVAGGFGVGKTTFVGAVSEISPLRTEAVMTSASAGIDDLSHVQDKTTTTVAMDFGRITLDDDLILYLFGTPGQDRFWFMWDDLVRGAIGAVVLVDTRRLADCFPAVDYFENSGLPFVIALNGFNGQQPYGPEEVREALQIGPDTPIITTDARHRNETKSALITLVEHALMARLK